In Deferribacteraceae bacterium V6Fe1, one genomic interval encodes:
- a CDS encoding DUF485 domain-containing protein, translated as MSENYQKVLNSERFKKLIKKRWTFSFFMLAVLFVVYYGYIFMIALNKDFVTKKVGVYTNVGIIMGVGVILAAWILTYVYVLWANNVYDKEVEEIKKEL; from the coding sequence ATGAGTGAAAATTATCAAAAAGTCTTAAATTCCGAAAGATTCAAAAAGCTTATCAAAAAACGCTGGACATTTAGTTTTTTTATGCTTGCTGTATTGTTTGTAGTCTATTACGGCTACATCTTCATGATTGCCCTAAACAAAGATTTTGTTACTAAAAAAGTAGGTGTTTATACCAATGTCGGAATTATTATGGGGGTAGGAGTAATATTAGCCGCGTGGATTCTGACATACGTCTACGTACTGTGGGCAAACAATGTTTACGATAAAGAAGTAGAAGAAATTAAGAAAGAACTTTAA
- a CDS encoding tetratricopeptide repeat protein — MFGRLILILLLFVSLGYTTPDDYLVGLSAFEDGLYDVAAETLEDFLKSSQDNEKNSYAKYILYRCYLFEKNYEKSLKLIEEVEKTDDKRFDKNLIKKDKVFLLTQTDCNKAIAESQDDKELAGIVINSKCKPNEAFVKNVVALNLNTNDMLTLFYKTADNPEDASQIFKKLSLKDVPDKDKDYLAKYFYKHSNYDNFWDIYKVYKNDDLVNLALSRLYEIENYEGFISSFNYNANYKLSRTNYCRLIKSHERLNKNYDCNLLTKCIDNKNELLRLQTACFIKNGNMPKYTDFLYSLNDKEIGLICNDISYSIINGFYDNDVINKFKLCKDKLDTAKALFKNGKYEDVIQLLKPGQTDDEYILIAASYEKLGNLEKSKVYLDKVKNKSKFNN; from the coding sequence GTGTTTGGCAGATTAATTTTAATACTTCTTCTTTTTGTATCTTTAGGTTACACCACACCGGACGATTATCTGGTAGGACTCAGCGCGTTTGAAGACGGGCTTTATGATGTGGCCGCCGAAACTCTTGAAGATTTTTTAAAGTCTTCACAAGACAATGAGAAAAATTCTTACGCTAAATATATACTTTACAGATGTTACCTCTTTGAAAAAAATTATGAAAAGTCACTAAAATTAATAGAAGAAGTAGAAAAGACAGATGATAAAAGGTTTGACAAGAATCTTATAAAAAAAGACAAAGTCTTTTTGCTTACTCAAACTGACTGCAATAAAGCGATTGCCGAATCTCAAGATGACAAAGAGCTCGCCGGCATAGTAATAAACTCTAAATGTAAACCAAATGAAGCATTTGTAAAAAATGTGGTTGCATTAAACTTAAATACCAATGATATGCTGACCCTTTTTTACAAAACTGCAGACAATCCCGAAGATGCCTCTCAAATATTTAAAAAATTATCATTAAAAGATGTCCCCGATAAAGATAAGGATTATTTGGCAAAATATTTCTATAAACATAGCAATTATGATAATTTTTGGGATATATATAAAGTTTATAAAAATGATGACTTAGTCAATCTTGCATTAAGCAGACTTTATGAAATAGAGAATTACGAGGGTTTTATATCGAGTTTTAATTATAATGCAAACTATAAGCTCTCAAGGACAAACTACTGCCGACTTATCAAATCCCATGAAAGACTAAACAAAAATTATGACTGCAATCTTTTAACAAAATGTATTGACAATAAAAATGAGTTACTAAGGCTTCAAACTGCATGTTTTATAAAAAATGGCAATATGCCAAAGTATACTGACTTTTTATACTCTCTTAATGATAAAGAGATTGGTTTAATCTGCAATGACATCAGTTACTCAATTATAAACGGTTTTTATGACAACGATGTTATAAACAAATTTAAACTGTGTAAAGATAAGTTAGACACGGCAAAAGCATTATTTAAAAATGGGAAGTATGAAGATGTAATACAACTTTTAAAACCAGGTCAAACAGATGATGAGTATATTTTAATTGCTGCCTCTTACGAAAAATTAGGAAATTTGGAAAAATCCAAAGTATATCTTGATAAAGTTAAAAATAAGTCTAAATTCAATAATTAA
- a CDS encoding anaerobic glycerol-3-phosphate dehydrogenase subunit C, which produces MPQLTDNIFEELSEIFEGDIYTDKLRRNMLATDGSIFKVEPACVAYPKNDSDVTKVINFARKYGLSVHSRGAGSGLCGSAIGKGIVLDFSKYMNKLIKIDFERKYFECEPGYRFGELEELLKGKGLFFPPDPSSGEYATFGGMFGTNASGAHSVKYGNVSDYIIDAEFILSNGRKYSLSAIYNTPYENLDEPFKSIFEIYASFSDKIEKSYPHVKYNVAGYNLRGMIENEKLFLGKLLGGSEGTLAVVTKLKFSLKEKPKYDSLVVAYFDDIISSAKAVQKVLPLGVSGIEIMDKSLLQLAKENDEKLRDKIPDGIDNVLLIEFDSFSLEETESLAKKAREILFDHNLTENAHIAVSEEEKEKFWAIRKAAVPILYKLKGRKKILALIEDAAVPIDKLVEYFEGVYKILDQNKLNFVVYGHIAKGLMHTRPLMDLKDPHDVDLLKKVADEFFELIFSLGGTVSGEHGDGRIRSCYIQRQYKDIYPLFAEIKHLMDEYNILNPEIKTYHDPNQVKKFLRYGSDYRSVEVFDKLLNWPENFLDEVEKCHGCSKCTTVTTATRMCPIYKFTRDETAAPKAKANILRALISGAITEKSLYEKSFQYVIDRCVNCGSCYKECPSNVNIPKMAIEARSKYVEKYGATLENRLIVSAEFAARVTRKFSKLLGKPMKLKMLRKVGEIFTGVTAEREFIAFESKSLFERFDKSIGTSEKSVMFFSGCYAGYIKPQIGEAAVKVLEKIGYKVFLPEQNCCGLPMLSKGMTKQVKDKVEQNLENWEKLIDSVDYIVVTCSSCGLSLKQEWKYLLNNDTINKIAKKTIHISSLVNMHFDKLNIVKNDISVSYHMPCHLKIQEDSGSSVAMLKKINPDGVEDLKSHCCGMAGSWGISAKNYDLSVEIGSNMINKLNASAKKVGVTDCPTCRMQMEHLSTKKIKHPIEVLAECLAD; this is translated from the coding sequence ATGCCGCAGCTAACAGATAACATTTTCGAAGAATTATCAGAAATATTTGAAGGTGACATATATACTGATAAATTAAGAAGGAATATGCTTGCCACCGACGGCAGTATCTTCAAAGTTGAACCTGCCTGTGTGGCATACCCGAAGAACGATTCTGATGTAACCAAAGTCATAAATTTTGCGAGAAAATACGGACTCTCCGTACATAGCAGGGGTGCAGGAAGCGGGCTTTGCGGCTCAGCTATCGGAAAAGGGATAGTCCTTGATTTTTCCAAGTATATGAACAAGCTGATAAAAATAGATTTTGAAAGAAAGTATTTTGAATGTGAACCGGGATATAGATTTGGAGAGTTAGAGGAATTGTTAAAAGGTAAAGGACTATTTTTCCCCCCTGATCCGTCAAGCGGGGAATACGCAACATTTGGAGGGATGTTTGGCACAAATGCCAGCGGGGCCCATTCGGTAAAGTACGGGAACGTATCCGATTATATAATTGATGCGGAATTTATATTAAGTAACGGCAGAAAATATTCTCTGTCAGCAATATATAACACACCATACGAAAATCTGGACGAACCTTTCAAGTCAATATTTGAAATATATGCAAGCTTTTCTGACAAAATAGAAAAATCCTACCCCCACGTAAAATACAATGTTGCCGGCTACAACCTCAGGGGGATGATTGAAAATGAAAAACTTTTTTTAGGCAAACTGTTAGGCGGTTCTGAAGGGACACTCGCAGTAGTAACAAAATTAAAATTTTCCTTAAAAGAAAAACCAAAATATGATTCTTTGGTAGTGGCATATTTTGATGATATAATATCCTCTGCCAAAGCCGTTCAAAAAGTATTGCCCCTTGGCGTCAGCGGGATTGAAATAATGGATAAGTCCCTTTTGCAGCTTGCAAAAGAAAATGACGAAAAGTTAAGAGACAAAATACCTGACGGCATCGATAATGTTTTGTTAATAGAATTTGACTCTTTTAGCCTTGAAGAAACAGAAAGTCTCGCTAAGAAAGCAAGAGAAATATTGTTTGATCACAATCTGACTGAAAATGCCCACATAGCTGTCAGTGAAGAGGAAAAGGAAAAGTTTTGGGCAATTAGAAAGGCTGCAGTGCCAATTCTCTACAAGCTGAAGGGGAGAAAAAAGATTCTTGCACTGATAGAAGATGCTGCTGTGCCAATAGATAAATTAGTGGAGTATTTTGAAGGGGTTTACAAAATACTTGATCAAAATAAGCTAAATTTCGTAGTTTACGGCCATATCGCAAAAGGATTAATGCACACAAGGCCATTGATGGATTTAAAAGACCCTCATGATGTGGATTTACTAAAAAAAGTGGCCGATGAGTTTTTCGAGCTGATCTTTTCCCTTGGGGGGACTGTTTCAGGGGAGCATGGAGACGGAAGAATTAGAAGCTGTTATATACAAAGACAGTATAAGGATATCTACCCTCTATTTGCGGAAATCAAGCATTTGATGGATGAATACAATATCCTTAACCCCGAAATAAAAACATATCACGACCCAAATCAGGTAAAGAAGTTTTTGAGATATGGTAGTGACTATCGCAGTGTTGAAGTATTTGACAAACTGTTAAACTGGCCTGAAAACTTCTTGGATGAAGTGGAAAAGTGTCACGGTTGTTCAAAATGTACTACCGTCACAACTGCCACAAGAATGTGCCCTATTTATAAATTTACAAGGGATGAGACAGCAGCACCAAAAGCAAAGGCCAATATTTTAAGGGCACTTATTAGCGGTGCAATTACCGAAAAAAGTCTGTACGAAAAATCTTTTCAATACGTTATTGACAGATGTGTAAATTGCGGCAGCTGCTACAAAGAATGTCCATCAAACGTCAATATTCCCAAAATGGCTATTGAAGCAAGAAGCAAATATGTCGAAAAATATGGAGCTACTCTTGAAAATAGACTTATTGTTAGCGCAGAGTTTGCCGCAAGAGTCACCAGAAAATTTTCCAAACTTCTTGGCAAGCCGATGAAACTAAAAATGCTAAGAAAAGTGGGGGAAATCTTTACAGGTGTAACAGCGGAAAGGGAGTTTATCGCATTTGAGTCAAAGTCACTTTTTGAAAGATTTGATAAATCCATTGGCACTTCCGAAAAAAGTGTAATGTTTTTTTCCGGCTGTTACGCCGGGTATATTAAACCACAGATAGGTGAAGCTGCCGTAAAGGTGTTGGAAAAAATTGGATATAAGGTATTTTTGCCCGAACAAAATTGTTGCGGACTTCCAATGCTATCCAAAGGGATGACAAAACAGGTCAAGGATAAGGTAGAACAAAATCTTGAAAATTGGGAAAAACTAATCGACAGTGTTGACTATATAGTTGTAACCTGCTCATCATGCGGTCTTTCATTAAAGCAAGAGTGGAAATATCTTTTAAACAATGACACAATAAATAAGATTGCGAAAAAAACCATTCATATCAGCAGTCTCGTCAATATGCATTTTGATAAACTAAATATAGTCAAAAACGATATTTCCGTATCTTACCATATGCCTTGCCACCTTAAAATCCAAGAAGACTCAGGCTCATCCGTTGCAATGCTTAAAAAGATAAATCCGGATGGAGTCGAAGATTTAAAGAGCCACTGTTGCGGTATGGCTGGGAGTTGGGGGATATCAGCTAAAAATTACGATTTAAGTGTTGAAATCGGTTCCAATATGATAAATAAACTTAACGCCAGTGCAAAAAAGGTCGGTGTTACAGATTGTCCAACCTGCCGAATGCAGATGGAACATCTGAGCACAAAAAAAATCAAACATCCTATTGAGGTTTTGGCAGAGTGTTTGGCAGATTAA
- a CDS encoding 3'-5' exonuclease has translation MSILGLNKPLNEYTFTVVDTETTGLSPYKGAELLEISAVRINSDFKLDLNNHFTTLIKPEKPIPSKTIEINGIDDKMVENAPVVHEILPKFAEFAENTVFIAHNAKFDFTFINYYMKKHSIDCKLICILDTVNIAKKFFPNIGRYNLDALIRYFNIDVKIENSFRHRALFDAVNTSVVFLKAVEKMQFLGVELTLSNLL, from the coding sequence ATGAGTATCTTAGGTCTTAATAAACCATTAAATGAATATACGTTTACCGTTGTAGATACCGAGACTACAGGGTTGAGCCCTTATAAAGGGGCTGAGCTTTTGGAGATTAGCGCGGTTAGGATAAACAGCGATTTCAAGCTTGATTTGAATAATCACTTTACAACCCTTATAAAACCTGAAAAACCGATTCCAAGCAAGACCATCGAAATCAATGGTATTGATGATAAAATGGTGGAAAATGCGCCTGTAGTTCATGAAATATTACCAAAATTTGCTGAGTTTGCTGAAAATACGGTTTTTATTGCACACAATGCAAAGTTTGATTTTACCTTTATAAATTATTACATGAAAAAGCACTCCATTGATTGTAAACTTATATGTATTCTTGATACGGTAAATATTGCAAAAAAGTTTTTCCCAAATATCGGAAGATATAACCTTGATGCTTTGATACGATATTTCAATATTGATGTGAAGATTGAAAACTCCTTCAGGCATAGGGCGTTATTTGATGCTGTCAATACATCGGTAGTTTTCCTGAAAGCTGTTGAAAAAATGCAATTTTTAGGGGTGGAATTGACTTTATCGAATTTGCTATAA
- a CDS encoding hydrolase, with the protein MFTIDVKNTAFLLIDVQEKLVKAMDEKVYGKKLKNMEILLKSAKILNMPVLFTEQYVKGLGRTVNELSHYLEGALYFEKITFSCCGEDTFMDKLNSLNVENVIVFGMETHVCVLQTVLDLLNYYNVFVVKDAVQSRSKENWLAGLDYMSDAGAMITTTEIALFMLLKKAKTDEFKAISSMLK; encoded by the coding sequence ATGTTTACCATAGACGTTAAGAATACTGCATTTTTACTTATTGATGTTCAAGAAAAGTTAGTCAAAGCAATGGATGAAAAAGTTTACGGGAAAAAATTAAAAAATATGGAAATACTTCTCAAATCAGCGAAAATATTAAATATGCCGGTGTTGTTCACTGAGCAATATGTCAAAGGGTTAGGGCGCACCGTAAATGAGCTTAGTCATTATCTTGAAGGAGCATTATATTTTGAAAAAATTACCTTTTCATGTTGCGGAGAAGATACCTTTATGGATAAATTAAATAGTCTGAATGTGGAAAATGTGATTGTATTTGGCATGGAAACACATGTATGTGTGTTGCAAACGGTTTTAGACCTATTAAATTATTATAATGTATTTGTTGTTAAGGATGCCGTGCAATCAAGAAGTAAAGAAAATTGGTTAGCTGGGCTTGATTATATGTCTGATGCCGGTGCAATGATTACTACTACCGAAATTGCATTATTCATGCTGCTTAAAAAAGCAAAAACAGACGAGTTTAAGGCTATATCGTCTATGTTAAAATAA
- a CDS encoding rhodanese-like domain-containing protein, whose amino-acid sequence MFNIFKRKNINPKEIYIEELINNISLDSMLVIDSRNPSLYNENHIDKAINIPDLEFEKNIDKLPLDKLYPVVFYCKNPECSISINSAKKAIDLGYKNIYLFRGGIDAWNAYHNIKQKINECENALNVETFKNFYKLNKNAIMLIDLNSDEEYSEGHLKGAVSLPFGKLGTSFEKLPKDKNIIFYCRTSTKAYEAYLFLREKKGFEKGKILCLKAGVTFDNGKVIFNETTQ is encoded by the coding sequence ATGTTTAACATATTTAAAAGAAAAAATATCAACCCAAAAGAGATATATATAGAAGAGCTTATAAACAACATCTCCCTCGACAGTATGTTGGTGATAGATTCCAGAAATCCGTCCCTGTATAATGAAAATCATATTGACAAGGCCATTAATATACCAGATTTGGAATTTGAGAAAAATATTGACAAGCTGCCACTTGATAAGCTTTATCCCGTCGTATTTTACTGTAAAAATCCTGAATGCAGCATATCCATTAACTCAGCAAAAAAGGCCATTGATTTAGGATATAAAAATATTTACCTTTTTAGGGGTGGCATTGACGCATGGAATGCATACCACAATATAAAACAAAAAATAAATGAGTGTGAAAACGCACTTAACGTAGAAACTTTTAAAAATTTTTATAAACTGAATAAAAATGCCATAATGCTTATAGACCTTAATAGTGATGAAGAATACAGCGAAGGACATTTAAAGGGCGCCGTATCTTTGCCCTTTGGGAAATTGGGGACAAGCTTCGAAAAACTTCCAAAAGACAAAAACATAATCTTCTATTGTCGCACTTCCACAAAGGCCTATGAAGCTTATCTTTTTCTCAGGGAAAAGAAGGGATTTGAAAAAGGCAAGATATTATGCCTTAAGGCCGGAGTTACTTTTGATAACGGGAAGGTAATTTTTAATGAAACCACACAATAA
- a CDS encoding nitrilase, whose protein sequence is MQVNLLQIHVEESPEANIEKVINLTKEVKGRIFILPELFTTGFNYDHVKRHVKSQPELLKKLPDSNTYIGSIARQADNNIYNSFFVKKGDKLDFIYDKIHLFPLMDEHIHFKSGNNTKIFELDNFKCGCAICFDLRFPELFRQYFLNNVEVVFIPMQWPHSRVGQMIPLATARAIENQCYVVICNAVGTIWGSYFGGNSMVISPTGELLVSAKENIDKVYSATLKKDVINDFRKSMPIANCLKLL, encoded by the coding sequence ATGCAGGTTAATCTACTTCAGATACATGTGGAAGAATCACCGGAAGCAAATATTGAAAAGGTAATTAATCTCACTAAAGAAGTTAAAGGCCGAATTTTTATATTGCCTGAGCTTTTCACCACAGGGTTTAATTACGATCATGTAAAAAGACATGTGAAGTCTCAGCCTGAGCTGTTGAAAAAACTCCCCGACTCAAATACCTATATCGGCTCCATTGCAAGACAGGCAGATAACAATATCTACAACTCATTTTTTGTAAAAAAAGGGGATAAACTTGACTTTATATATGACAAAATACATCTGTTCCCTTTGATGGATGAGCATATACATTTTAAAAGCGGGAATAATACGAAAATATTTGAGCTTGACAATTTTAAATGCGGCTGTGCCATATGCTTTGATCTCAGATTCCCTGAACTATTCAGGCAATACTTTTTGAATAACGTAGAAGTTGTTTTTATACCGATGCAATGGCCTCACTCAAGGGTCGGGCAAATGATACCTCTTGCCACTGCAAGAGCGATTGAAAACCAATGTTATGTTGTGATATGTAATGCTGTTGGCACTATATGGGGTTCATATTTCGGCGGTAATTCGATGGTAATATCTCCAACGGGTGAACTACTTGTATCTGCCAAAGAAAATATAGATAAAGTTTATTCTGCAACCTTAAAAAAAGATGTAATAAATGACTTTAGGAAATCAATGCCCATTGCAAATTGTTTAAAGCTATTGTAA
- the actP gene encoding cation/acetate symporter ActP, which yields MEYKFGEPNLVAIGCFVAVVILTLIITFLVARKQKQSASNYYTAGGGITGFQNGLALAGDYMSAASFLGISGLVALKGYDGMIYAVGWLVGWPALMFLIAEPLRNLGKYSFADVVAYRLNQGPIRTASAIGGLLVLLCYTIAQMVGSGKLIELMFGIPYIWAEIIVGAVMLLYVLYGGMLATTWVQIIKACLLLFGVTILTLLVLAKFNFNPGNLYGAVQETYGVEMLNPGGLVKGPVEALSLGLALMLGLLGLPHILMRFFTVPNAKEARKSVVYATTFIGYFYLIIPIVGFGAAVLVGKSAIMKIGSGGNMAAPMLSQLLGGTPFLGFIAAVAFATILAVVAGLTLAASAALGNDLYVSTFKKGNVTESEKLKAARMSTVIYGVAAVALGIAFQKQNVAFLVALAFSIAASANFPSLFLSIVWKKLSTTGVVMSILFGGLSAAILIVLSPTVWVTILGNSAAIFPYKFPTIISLPLAFIGAWIGSVLVPDKAAQEKYEQVKIRTYLGVGISDASDH from the coding sequence ATGGAATATAAATTTGGTGAACCTAATTTAGTGGCCATAGGCTGCTTTGTTGCGGTTGTTATTCTTACACTAATTATTACCTTTTTAGTTGCAAGAAAACAAAAACAGTCCGCCAGTAATTATTATACTGCAGGCGGCGGGATTACAGGTTTTCAAAACGGTCTTGCTCTTGCAGGGGACTATATGTCAGCTGCATCTTTTCTTGGTATTTCAGGCCTTGTTGCTCTAAAAGGTTATGACGGGATGATTTATGCGGTAGGTTGGCTTGTAGGTTGGCCTGCACTTATGTTTTTAATAGCAGAGCCTCTTAGAAACCTTGGCAAATACAGCTTTGCAGATGTGGTTGCCTACAGATTAAATCAAGGTCCAATCAGGACAGCTTCTGCCATTGGCGGATTATTAGTGCTTCTTTGCTACACTATCGCACAGATGGTTGGCTCAGGAAAGCTTATTGAGCTGATGTTTGGTATCCCTTATATTTGGGCAGAGATAATTGTAGGTGCGGTAATGTTACTTTACGTCTTATATGGCGGTATGCTTGCCACCACTTGGGTGCAGATTATTAAAGCGTGCCTTCTTCTTTTCGGTGTTACAATTTTAACTCTTTTGGTCTTAGCTAAATTCAACTTCAACCCAGGCAATCTATACGGTGCCGTTCAGGAAACTTATGGTGTTGAAATGCTAAACCCTGGTGGTTTGGTAAAAGGCCCTGTTGAAGCCCTTTCCTTGGGTCTTGCACTAATGCTTGGTCTTTTGGGATTGCCACATATTTTAATGAGATTTTTCACTGTACCTAATGCCAAAGAAGCAAGAAAATCAGTCGTGTATGCTACGACATTTATCGGATACTTCTACCTTATTATTCCGATAGTCGGCTTTGGTGCTGCGGTATTGGTTGGCAAAAGCGCAATCATGAAAATTGGAAGCGGTGGTAACATGGCTGCCCCTATGCTCTCTCAGCTGCTTGGCGGGACCCCATTTTTGGGATTTATAGCTGCAGTTGCATTTGCCACAATTTTGGCAGTTGTTGCAGGTCTTACATTAGCTGCTTCAGCGGCACTTGGAAATGACTTATATGTAAGCACATTTAAGAAAGGTAATGTAACAGAATCAGAAAAATTAAAAGCGGCTAGAATGTCTACTGTGATTTATGGTGTTGCTGCAGTTGCTCTTGGTATTGCTTTTCAAAAGCAAAATGTTGCTTTTTTGGTTGCCCTTGCTTTTTCAATAGCTGCAAGTGCTAATTTTCCATCACTTTTTCTTTCAATCGTATGGAAAAAACTAAGCACTACCGGCGTAGTAATGTCAATATTGTTTGGCGGGTTATCTGCTGCAATCCTAATCGTTTTAAGCCCTACTGTTTGGGTTACTATACTTGGGAATTCTGCTGCAATTTTCCCATATAAATTCCCAACAATCATTTCGCTACCACTTGCTTTTATCGGTGCTTGGATAGGCTCTGTGCTTGTGCCCGACAAGGCAGCACAAGAAAAATATGAGCAAGTTAAAATCAGGACATACTTAGGTGTAGGTATATCAGACGCAAGTGACCATTAA
- the miaB gene encoding tRNA (N6-isopentenyl adenosine(37)-C2)-methylthiotransferase MiaB: protein MSKVYIRTFGCQMNTYDSERIAAIFKDMGFEQSDNPEEAEFAIINTCSVREKPQIKVQSEIGRLKSVKGIKIGVCGCVAQQEGEKFLENYKDVSFVFGTDAIGRLYEIIDLVQKGERICDTATNDSEISIPTFSRATSVSSFVTIMKGCDNFCSYCIVPYVRGREKSRKTEEIMDEIKYLVNNGVKEVTLLGQNVNSYGKNLDENINFPKLLYMVNNINGLKRIRFVTSHPKDFSDELIDAMKDNKKVMPYLHLPLQAGSDRILSKMNRKYSYGEYREKVLKAKETIPNLTLSSDFIVGFPGETDSDFEDTIKAIKEIEYETIFAFKYSPRPKTKAFSLEDDVPEDVKSQRLTILLQEQEKISNKLLQGYVGNSSEVLVEGLSKKDKSTYSGRNPQNRIVNFKSSNKLEIGDIVNVEITEAKKNSLFGKCN from the coding sequence ATGAGTAAGGTCTACATCAGAACTTTTGGCTGTCAAATGAATACTTACGATTCAGAAAGGATAGCTGCAATTTTTAAAGATATGGGATTTGAACAAAGCGACAATCCTGAAGAAGCCGAATTTGCAATTATAAACACTTGCAGTGTAAGAGAAAAACCTCAAATAAAAGTGCAAAGCGAAATAGGAAGACTTAAAAGCGTAAAAGGTATCAAAATAGGTGTCTGCGGTTGCGTAGCTCAGCAGGAAGGTGAAAAATTCTTGGAAAATTACAAGGATGTAAGCTTTGTTTTCGGGACAGATGCTATTGGCAGACTTTACGAGATAATCGACCTTGTCCAAAAAGGGGAAAGGATTTGTGACACAGCTACAAACGATAGCGAAATCTCCATCCCTACATTTTCAAGAGCGACATCCGTAAGCTCATTTGTAACTATTATGAAAGGTTGTGATAATTTCTGCAGCTATTGTATCGTGCCCTATGTGAGGGGAAGAGAGAAGAGTAGAAAGACAGAAGAAATAATGGATGAAATAAAATATCTCGTAAACAACGGGGTAAAAGAGGTAACACTCTTAGGGCAAAATGTTAATTCTTACGGAAAAAACCTTGACGAAAACATAAATTTTCCCAAACTTTTGTATATGGTTAATAATATTAATGGACTTAAGCGGATAAGATTTGTAACCTCTCATCCGAAAGATTTTTCAGATGAACTGATTGATGCAATGAAAGATAACAAGAAAGTAATGCCTTATCTTCATCTTCCGCTTCAAGCGGGCTCCGACAGAATATTATCCAAAATGAACAGAAAATATTCATACGGAGAATATCGTGAAAAGGTCTTAAAAGCCAAAGAGACTATACCAAACCTTACCTTATCCTCCGATTTTATAGTAGGATTTCCGGGTGAAACGGACAGTGACTTTGAAGATACGATAAAAGCGATAAAAGAGATAGAATATGAAACGATTTTTGCCTTTAAATATTCCCCAAGGCCAAAGACAAAGGCGTTTTCCCTTGAAGATGATGTCCCGGAAGATGTCAAATCCCAAAGATTAACCATACTCTTACAGGAGCAAGAAAAAATTTCAAACAAACTATTGCAAGGATATGTCGGAAATAGCTCTGAAGTACTTGTAGAAGGGTTGAGTAAAAAAGATAAATCAACATATTCCGGCAGAAATCCGCAAAATAGGATTGTAAATTTTAAAAGTAGTAATAAATTAGAAATTGGTGATATTGTTAATGTCGAAATTACCGAAGCGAAAAAAAATTCATTATTTGGGAAATGTAACTAA
- a CDS encoding DUF3783 domain-containing protein translates to MENKYIYVAGFGDIEFDIIKKMAEENGYPQLIRIFENHLDVKIQDLKVDPQTKGNTIKVRVILFENMDNKIIIEFINKFKNLKLPPSIFAIVTEHNKQWTFKELASHLIKEHQEMQQKRKNV, encoded by the coding sequence ATGGAAAATAAATATATTTATGTCGCCGGTTTTGGTGACATTGAATTTGATATCATAAAAAAGATGGCTGAAGAAAATGGTTATCCTCAGCTAATCAGAATTTTTGAGAACCATCTTGATGTAAAGATACAAGACTTAAAAGTGGATCCTCAAACAAAAGGTAATACAATTAAGGTCAGAGTAATTCTTTTTGAGAATATGGATAATAAAATAATCATAGAATTTATAAATAAATTCAAAAATCTCAAGCTTCCGCCATCAATTTTTGCCATAGTTACCGAACATAACAAACAATGGACTTTCAAGGAGCTTGCATCTCACTTAATCAAAGAACACCAGGAAATGCAGCAAAAGAGAAAAAATGTTTAA
- a CDS encoding bifunctional nuclease family protein, with the protein MYEVKVKCVLREPLANRYVLILESLDGSYYIPINIGVFEAEAIYTEISGIKCPRPLTYDFFSLILENINSVKVDKVVIYDNSDNIFKAKIVINNNGSCKEIDCRPSDAIALGLRIKSPIFIEDIVLKNKKCINKDCIKGTDKMILEHIITDQATTYWNV; encoded by the coding sequence ATGTATGAGGTAAAAGTAAAATGTGTTTTAAGAGAGCCTCTTGCCAACAGATATGTTTTGATACTTGAATCATTGGACGGCTCTTATTATATACCGATAAATATAGGCGTATTTGAAGCAGAAGCTATTTATACTGAAATTAGCGGGATTAAGTGCCCTAGGCCTCTTACCTATGACTTTTTCTCACTTATTTTGGAAAATATTAACAGTGTAAAAGTTGATAAAGTCGTTATTTACGATAATTCCGACAATATTTTCAAAGCCAAAATCGTCATTAACAATAATGGCTCATGCAAAGAAATTGATTGCAGGCCGTCTGATGCTATTGCTTTGGGTTTGAGGATAAAATCCCCCATATTTATTGAAGACATCGTATTAAAAAATAAAAAATGTATAAACAAAGATTGCATAAAAGGTACTGACAAAATGATTCTTGAGCATATCATTACCGACCAAGCTACAACTTATTGGAATGTATAA